In the Balaenoptera musculus isolate JJ_BM4_2016_0621 chromosome 2, mBalMus1.pri.v3, whole genome shotgun sequence genome, ACCAAAGAAGAGAGTGACCACAGTGATGTGAGCAGAGAGTGTGGACAGAGCCTTGGAGGATGCACTGTAGGAGTGATGCCAGATGGTGACCAGCATGACAGCATAGGATATGAGCAAGAGAATTAAGCAGACCAGGGACAGGAGCCCACTGTTCACAATCACCAGGAGCTCTAGGGTGTAGGTATCAGTGCAGGCAAGCTTGATGACCAGGGGGAGGTCACAGAAAAAGCTGTCCAAAACATTTGGACCACAGAAAGGTAAACCCACTGTGAAAATCATCTGGCTTGTGGTATGTGTGAGCCCAATCACCCACGAGAGCAGTAGAAACACAATGAGCACCTTGTGACTCATGATGGTCTTGTAGTGCAAGGGTTTGCATATGGCGACATACCTGTCGACGGCCATAGCTATCAGAAGAGACATCT is a window encoding:
- the LOC118889862 gene encoding olfactory receptor 4K13-like; the protein is MTQMFFMHFFGGGEMSLLIAMAVDRYVAICKPLHYKTIMSHKVLIVFLLLSWVIGLTHTTSQMIFTVGLPFCGPNVLDSFFCDLPLVIKLACTDTYTLELLVIVNSGLLSLVCLILLLISYAVMLVTIWHHSYSASSKALSTLSAHITVVTLFFGPAISIYAFPFNSYSVDKFLSVFYSIITPLLNPIIYTLRNQEMKAAIKRLSSQHIGSWLTH